In the genome of Pseudorca crassidens isolate mPseCra1 chromosome 14, mPseCra1.hap1, whole genome shotgun sequence, one region contains:
- the ID2 gene encoding DNA-binding protein inhibitor ID-2, translating into MKAFSPVRSVRKNSLSDHSLGISRSKTPVDDPMSLLYNMNDCYSKLKELVPSIPQNKKVSKMEILQHVIDYILDLQIALDSHPTIVSLHHQRPGQSQASRTPLTTLNTDISILSFQASEFPSELMSNDSKALCG; encoded by the exons ATGAAAGCCTTCAGTCCAGTGAGGTCCGTTAGGAAAAACAGCCTTTCGGACCACAGCCTGGGCATCTCCCGGAGCAAAACCCCGGTGGACGACCCGATGAGCCTGCTGTATAACATGAACGACTGCTACTCCAAGCTCAAGGAGCTGGTGCCCAGCATCCCCCAGAACAAGAAGGTGAGCAAGATGGAAATCCTGCAGCACGTCATCGACTACATCTTGGACCTGCAGATCGCCCTGGACTCGCACCCCACTATTGTCAGCCTGCACCACCAGCGGCCCGGGCAGAGCCAGGCGTCCAGGACGCCGCTGACCACCCTAAACACGGACATCAGCATCCTGTCCTTTCAG GCTTCTGAATTCCCTTCTGAGTTAATGTCAAATGACAGCAAAGCGCTCTGTGGCTGA